In the Corvus cornix cornix isolate S_Up_H32 chromosome 20, ASM73873v5, whole genome shotgun sequence genome, one interval contains:
- the ZNF831 gene encoding zinc finger protein 831 isoform X2, giving the protein MSTWQLAPGMEAQNPPAVAAAPADPVPGPSLRPSRGSSDPARGQVLPQPLYLKALTIPLLQPVQPGCFQPHGPLVTGRSCVHLDGGNIPLILNPLVAPEGTEQPQPVFQKQLGQSLTLSIVSTLPVLSSPNSCVNASIGSPGKSKKSGKYICKHCGRDCLKPSVLEKHIRSHTGERPFPCTTCGIAFKTQSNLYKHRRTQTHVNNARLPSDSDITGGPEQNERSAESTTSPQGSKALSSTSEDQGIHIKQPSSETSAATDTKKPHELSLLAKSSSSAASENQETMNQSFSSKVNQGVPEREPQSLASPGALSNGPCLRKKMQEQRTPTANKHIQLQRQQATSSEKQWDYKPLDCKLKKCESTDSGYLSRSDSAEQQMTSSSPLHSLYEHSTELENETAFSGPRCASGSTAKLEAADKATASMLEKKRLEEHISKLISHNKSVVDDTQLDNVRPRKTVLSKQGSIDLPMPYTYKDSFHFDIRTCDVNRKKNLSLCSAKSTFAPLEKCKPMFFHSVPTQFSTTIDTVPVTRSNSLPVVEGARMVPDKPGYSKPLSLTKQSANTGTAGLLPSNDFAANSVDFPNSHPRALVRQTAVDDLPLSNAADHPSLSEELKGAKKLGAREVISAKNKKHNQRKLKMFSQEKWQMYGDETFKKIYQKLKSSQNAKKIKQRENKITDITSLIPNSRESASSAEITEERDGRSSSSDSPSALVTAASTTGKSGTCTDANHVLQNVSSEETADRVSYLMETSHSITAEAVTSQTSQELRGSDTEKFTAGSGTLLASSSGDLRLQNPECQLSSDGRNDDCLPVQSSNWEKPSPGKESSAFDLDCKSTSHNLGNHHGTKESGQHGLTSPWVHCNNRETEGKSHILPSERKKLKFEVEKTQNVISVSCPSPSRETTAASEAERVHCSGTQCPPTAPVKFSSKAEEQKSSAGINDVTGGTENVEYRKTIKLPTKALNYSDINLLSHPAGISKASLAGFLGYELRGSDSNSFALHSATDGDDKTHLVKTGAKVPLLNDNAVDVSPKSHHLQPDHLSPVPQQNAFSPKYILKLPQDKRTSDLSSLLRPEGEMTACRPRTDDLTTPPCSCSSTSLCSLSSDVVWSPLKSEVRRKAGKGEIQWNLHTNWKTPGFCSSVNSETTNIITTTENTFRNQIFKQQDIAKEDEKNKQNKNKLNYQRQREEKWMSKSTCSTQTLQKKICFTSVYTSGFFISADIKDERKALHHLCSESDSLIKTSVSSKRAEPTILGWDRAGSPCILKDIPPPLQDPQHSQSSHENPTYFCHSFGTFYCHTLSTHCKELPVLPHNNRTWYSGTSPVPGSKSTFPSLSAEPRLTWCCLSRSFPLPSEQSGNAASAHPSLHTCDKEPSRECTLSKYDISIFKMRNISKNVAYGLTNTSLKTLVSSFSKGHQMQELSSAVPGVSFKNISEQKKKTVACKKEKLSTNKLKRSHKQKRIKVTPKWYRGRHIHGFAQLKMNRLNKRPSFPNRALDALRKGCSSQPPRFNKHKKSHPPQSKMQENYLHQQKDMSYSTSDKQLCKRKKEAKNNSGISSHTENRNHVKQKDKMDKKLTCPCRNSAATWPFAAG; this is encoded by the exons ATGAGCACATGGCAGCTGGCCCCTGGGATGGAGGCCCAGAACCCGCCGGCTGTCGCGGCCGCCCCAGCAGATCCCGTCCCGGGCCCTTCCCTGCGGCCCTCGCGGGGCTCCTCAGACCCTGCCCGGGGGCAggtcctgccccagcccctgtACCTCAAAGCCCTGACGATCCCGCTGCTCCAGCCCGTCCAGCCAGGATGCTTCCAGCCACACGGGCCCTTGGTGACCGGCAGGAGCTGTGTCCACCTTGACGGCGGCAACATTCCCCTCATCCTCAACCCGCTCGTTGCTCCGGAAGGCACGGAGCAGCCTCAGCCGGTTTTCCAGAAACAGCTTGGGCAAAGCCTAACACTGAGCATAGTCAGCACTTTACCAGTTTTATCATCACCAAATTCTTGCGTAAATGCATCTATTGGAAGCCCGGGAAAATcaaaaaaatctgggaaatACATCTGCAAACACTGTGGACGAGATTGTTTGAAGCCAAGTGTCCTTGAGAAACACATTCGCTCTCACACAGGAGAGAGGCCCTTTCCATGCACCACTTGTGGCATTGCATTTAAAACTCAGAGCAACTTGTACAAACACAGGAGAACCCAAACACACGTCAACAACGCCAGGCTGCCCTCAGACTCTGACATCACTGGGGGACCAGAGCAAAATGAGAGATCAGCAGAGAGCACCACCTCTCCTCAAGGCAGCAAAGCACTGAGTAGCACCAGTGAAGACCAGGGGATACACATCAAACAACCCAGTTCAGAGACCAGTGCAGCAACAGACACTAAGAAACCTCATGAGCTCTCACTGCTAGCAAAAAGCTCTTCATCAGCTGCTTCAGAAAATCAAGAAACAATGAATCAGTCCTTCAGTTCAAAGGTTAATCAGGGGGTTCCTGAAAGAGAACCTCAAAGTTTAGCATCTCCAGGAGCTTTGTCAAATGGTCCATGTCTGAGAAAGAAGATGCAGGAGCAAAGAACTCCCACTGCCAATAAGCACATTCAGCTGCAAAGGCAGCAAGCAACCTCTTCAGAGAAGCAGTGGGATTACAAACCCTTGGACTGCAAGCTGAAGAAGTGTGAGAGCACTGACTCGGGGTATCTGTCGCGCTCTGACAGCGCAGAACAGCAGATGACATCATCCAGCCCCTTGCACAGTCTCTACGAGCACAGCACGGaactggaaaatgaaactgCCTTCAGCGGCCCAAGGTGTGCCTCAGGAAGCACTGCaaagctggaggcagctgaCAAAGCTACAGCCTCGATGCTAGAGAAAAAGAGACTGGAAGAACACATTTCAAAGCTTATTTCTCACAACAAAAGTGTGGTGGATGATACCCAGTTAGACAATGTCAGGCCCAGAAAAACTGTCCTTTCTAAACAGGGAAGCATTGACCTGCCAATGCCTTACACATACAAAGACTCTTTCCATTTTGATATCAGAACTTGTGAtgtaaataggaaaaagaatCTTTCTCTTTGTTCAGCAAAATCTACCTTTGCACCCCTGGAGAAATGCAAGCCAATGTTTTTCCATTCAGTTCCTACCCAGTTCTCCACAACAATCGACACTGTGCCTGTTACTCGGAGCAACTCCTTGCCTGTTGTGGAGGGAGCAAGGATGGTACCTGACAAACCAGGTTACTCAAAACCACTTTCTCTTACTAAGCAGTCTGCaaacacaggcactgctggtTTGCTGCCTAGCAACGATTTTGCTGCGAATTCAGTGGATTTCCCTAATAGCCATCCCCGAGCTCTAGTGAGACAAACAGCAGTGGATGATTTGCCCCTAAGTAATGCGGCTGATCACCCTTCTCTGTCAGAGGAGTTGAAAGGGGCTAAAAAGCTTGGGGCCAGAGAAGTAATCAGTgctaaaaataagaaacacaaTCAAAGGAAGTTGAAGATGTTCTCTcaagaaaaatggcaaatgtATGGAGATGAAACGTTTAAGAAAATCTACCAAAAATTGAAAAGCAGtcaaaatgccaagaaaattaaacagagaGAGAATAAGATTACAGATATTACAAGCTTGATTCCTAATTCAAGGGAATCAGCCAGCAGCGCTGAAATTACTGAGGAAAGAGATGGCAGGAGCTCTTCAAGTGACAGTCCTTCCGCCCTTGTGACAGCAGCTTCAACCACAGGTAAATCAGGAACTTGTACTGATGCTAATCATGTTCTGCAGAATGTGTCCTCTGAGGAAACTGCAGACAGAGTGTCCTACCTAATGGAGACATCACATTCCATAACTGCTGAAGCTGTAACCAGCCAAACTTCCCAAGAGCTCCGTGGCAGTGACACAGAGAAATTCACAGCTGGCAGCGGCACGCTGCTGGCTTCAAGCAGTGGTGATCTCAGGCTTCAAAATCCTGAGTGTCAGCTGAGCAGCGATGGAAGGAATGATGACTGCTTGCCAGTACAGAGTAGCAACTGGGAGAAACCAAGCCCTGGGAAAGAATCCAGTGCATTTGACTTAGACTGTAAAAGCACTTCACACAATCTTGGGAACCATCACGGGACTAAGGAAAGTGGCCAGCATGGCCTGACGTCCCCGTGGGTCCATTGCAacaacagagaaacagaagggaaaTCCCACATTTTGccatcagaaaggaaaaagctgaaattcgaagtggagaaaacacaaaatgtgaTTTCAGTGTCCTGCCCTAGTCCCAGTAGAGAAACCACTGCAGCAAGTGAAGCAGAGAGAGTCCATTGCTCTGGTACTCAGTgtcctcccacagctccagtgAAATTCTCCAGTAAAGCAGAGGAGCAAAAATCAAGCGCAGGAATTAATGATGTCACTGGAGGTACTGAGAATGTGGAATACAGGAAAACAATCAAACTTCCCACAAAAGCTCTTAATTACAGTGACATTAACCTTCTTTCACATCCTGCAGGTATCTCAAAAGCTTCACTGGCAGGATTTTTAGGATATGAATTAAGGGGAAGTGATTCCAACTCTTTTGCCTTGCACAGTGCAACAGATGGAGATGACAAAACACATCTTGTAAAAACAGGAGCAAAAGTGCCACTTCTCAATGACAATGCTGTGGATGTGTCTCCTAAAAGTCATCATCTGCAACCTGATCATTTAAGTCCAGTCCCACAACAAAATGCCTTCTCTCCAAAATACATCCTTAAATTGCCACAGGACAAGAGAACTTCAGATCTGTCATCTTTGCTTAGACCTGAAGGGGAGATGACAGCTTGCAGACCTCGGACAGATGACTTAACCACCCCACCCTGCTcttgcagcagcacatccctctgTTCTCTTTCCAGTGATGTGGTTTGGTCCCCTTTAAAATCTGAAGTGAGACGAAAGGCTGGCAAAGGAGAAATTCAGTGGAATCTTCACACAAACTGGAAAACTCCAGGATTCTGTTCATCAGTCAACTCAGAAACCACAAATATCATAACCACAACAGAGAACACCTTTCGTAACCAAATCTTCAAGCAGCAGGATATTGCAAAAGAggatgagaaaaacaaacagaacaaaaataaattaaattatcaaaggcaaagagaagagaagTGGATGAGTAAAAGTACTTGCTCTACACAGactctgcagaagaaaatatgctttACTTCTGTGTATACAAGTGGCTTTTTCATATCTGCTGACATCAAAGATGAGAGGAAGGCCTTACATCACCTTTGCTCAGAAAGTGACTCTTTGATAAAGACATCAGTTTCTAGCAAGCGTGCAGAGCCAACAATCCTGGGATGGGACAGAGCGGGAAGTCCATGCATCCTTAAGGACATCCCACCACCACTGCAGGAtccacagcattcccagagctCACATGAAAACCCCACTTATTTTTGCCATTCTTTTGGCACTTTCTATTGCCACACTCTCAGCACTCACTGTAAAGAATTGCCAGTGCTGCCCCACAATAACAGGACCTGGTACTCTGGCACTTCTCCAGTACCAGGCTCCAAGAGCACCTTCCCATCCCTCAGTGCTGAGCCCCGGCTGACCTGGTGCTGTTTGAGCAGGAGCTTCCCTCTGCCCTCAGAGCAGAGTGGGAATGCAGCCTCTGCCCATCCCTCCTTGCACACCTGTGACAAGGAACCCAGCAGGGAATGCACCCTGTCAAAATatgacatttccattttcaaaatgagaaatattagCAAGAATGTGGCATATGGCTTAACAAACACAAGTTTAAAAACGTTGGTTTCATCATTTTCCAAAGGACACCAGATGCAGGAG TTAAGCTCAGCAGTTCCTGgtgtttctttcaaaaatatttcagagcaaaagaagaaaacagtagcttgcaaaaaggaaaaactctCAACAAATAAACTTAAGAGGAgccacaaacagaaaaggattAAAGTCACCCCTAAATG gtACAGAGGGAGGCACATCCATGGATTTGCTCAGCTGAAAATGAACCGGCTGAACAAGAGGCCCTCTTTTCCCAACAGAGCTCTGGATGCTTTGAGAAAGGGCTGCTCATCCCAACCCCCCCGATTTAATAAGCATAAGAAGAGCCATCCTCCTCAATCCAAGATGCAAG aaaattATCTACACCAGCAAAAAGACATGTCATATTCCACCTCAGACAAACAactttgcaaaaggaaaaaagaagcaaagaataACTCAGGAATATCTTCCCATACTGAAAACCGAAACCATGttaaacaaaaagacaaaatggataaaaaa cTGACATGTCCCTGCAGGAATTCAGCAGCGACGTGGCCATTTGCTGCTGGGTGA
- the ZNF831 gene encoding zinc finger protein 831 isoform X1, with translation MSTWQLAPGMEAQNPPAVAAAPADPVPGPSLRPSRGSSDPARGQVLPQPLYLKALTIPLLQPVQPGCFQPHGPLVTGRSCVHLDGGNIPLILNPLVAPEGTEQPQPVFQKQLGQSLTLSIVSTLPVLSSPNSCVNASIGSPGKSKKSGKYICKHCGRDCLKPSVLEKHIRSHTGERPFPCTTCGIAFKTQSNLYKHRRTQTHVNNARLPSDSDITGGPEQNERSAESTTSPQGSKALSSTSEDQGIHIKQPSSETSAATDTKKPHELSLLAKSSSSAASENQETMNQSFSSKVNQGVPEREPQSLASPGALSNGPCLRKKMQEQRTPTANKHIQLQRQQATSSEKQWDYKPLDCKLKKCESTDSGYLSRSDSAEQQMTSSSPLHSLYEHSTELENETAFSGPRCASGSTAKLEAADKATASMLEKKRLEEHISKLISHNKSVVDDTQLDNVRPRKTVLSKQGSIDLPMPYTYKDSFHFDIRTCDVNRKKNLSLCSAKSTFAPLEKCKPMFFHSVPTQFSTTIDTVPVTRSNSLPVVEGARMVPDKPGYSKPLSLTKQSANTGTAGLLPSNDFAANSVDFPNSHPRALVRQTAVDDLPLSNAADHPSLSEELKGAKKLGAREVISAKNKKHNQRKLKMFSQEKWQMYGDETFKKIYQKLKSSQNAKKIKQRENKITDITSLIPNSRESASSAEITEERDGRSSSSDSPSALVTAASTTGKSGTCTDANHVLQNVSSEETADRVSYLMETSHSITAEAVTSQTSQELRGSDTEKFTAGSGTLLASSSGDLRLQNPECQLSSDGRNDDCLPVQSSNWEKPSPGKESSAFDLDCKSTSHNLGNHHGTKESGQHGLTSPWVHCNNRETEGKSHILPSERKKLKFEVEKTQNVISVSCPSPSRETTAASEAERVHCSGTQCPPTAPVKFSSKAEEQKSSAGINDVTGGTENVEYRKTIKLPTKALNYSDINLLSHPAGISKASLAGFLGYELRGSDSNSFALHSATDGDDKTHLVKTGAKVPLLNDNAVDVSPKSHHLQPDHLSPVPQQNAFSPKYILKLPQDKRTSDLSSLLRPEGEMTACRPRTDDLTTPPCSCSSTSLCSLSSDVVWSPLKSEVRRKAGKGEIQWNLHTNWKTPGFCSSVNSETTNIITTTENTFRNQIFKQQDIAKEDEKNKQNKNKLNYQRQREEKWMSKSTCSTQTLQKKICFTSVYTSGFFISADIKDERKALHHLCSESDSLIKTSVSSKRAEPTILGWDRAGSPCILKDIPPPLQDPQHSQSSHENPTYFCHSFGTFYCHTLSTHCKELPVLPHNNRTWYSGTSPVPGSKSTFPSLSAEPRLTWCCLSRSFPLPSEQSGNAASAHPSLHTCDKEPSRECTLSKYDISIFKMRNISKNVAYGLTNTSLKTLVSSFSKGHQMQELSSAVPGVSFKNISEQKKKTVACKKEKLSTNKLKRSHKQKRIKVTPKWYRGRHIHGFAQLKMNRLNKRPSFPNRALDALRKGCSSQPPRFNKHKKSHPPQSKMQENYLHQQKDMSYSTSDKQLCKRKKEAKNNSGISSHTENRNHVKQKDKMDKKFLQDISGQIREHPRTNASVQNITAPLGIAVTAHSFSSTADMSLQEFSSDVAICCWVTQPLVLQPSLPGESQPSLRSDPVAASFGSCSPEFTNTGTGDQPDSTNPEAAAPLSLHPGASQENKLRVESESQIFGMSDPVIQASRREKPPTEENTRSPPKENSPPSSQPGCSHLFGSQAESFPESVTRAQLPSREHSERANSSQHLLDLHGSADKSRSHLQPNPYGSPHGTATATFKKPPITLRSPEFKSFSATPPKTYKKRGLEMMRKQTRVEYDDTSSDDEDRLVIEI, from the exons ATGAGCACATGGCAGCTGGCCCCTGGGATGGAGGCCCAGAACCCGCCGGCTGTCGCGGCCGCCCCAGCAGATCCCGTCCCGGGCCCTTCCCTGCGGCCCTCGCGGGGCTCCTCAGACCCTGCCCGGGGGCAggtcctgccccagcccctgtACCTCAAAGCCCTGACGATCCCGCTGCTCCAGCCCGTCCAGCCAGGATGCTTCCAGCCACACGGGCCCTTGGTGACCGGCAGGAGCTGTGTCCACCTTGACGGCGGCAACATTCCCCTCATCCTCAACCCGCTCGTTGCTCCGGAAGGCACGGAGCAGCCTCAGCCGGTTTTCCAGAAACAGCTTGGGCAAAGCCTAACACTGAGCATAGTCAGCACTTTACCAGTTTTATCATCACCAAATTCTTGCGTAAATGCATCTATTGGAAGCCCGGGAAAATcaaaaaaatctgggaaatACATCTGCAAACACTGTGGACGAGATTGTTTGAAGCCAAGTGTCCTTGAGAAACACATTCGCTCTCACACAGGAGAGAGGCCCTTTCCATGCACCACTTGTGGCATTGCATTTAAAACTCAGAGCAACTTGTACAAACACAGGAGAACCCAAACACACGTCAACAACGCCAGGCTGCCCTCAGACTCTGACATCACTGGGGGACCAGAGCAAAATGAGAGATCAGCAGAGAGCACCACCTCTCCTCAAGGCAGCAAAGCACTGAGTAGCACCAGTGAAGACCAGGGGATACACATCAAACAACCCAGTTCAGAGACCAGTGCAGCAACAGACACTAAGAAACCTCATGAGCTCTCACTGCTAGCAAAAAGCTCTTCATCAGCTGCTTCAGAAAATCAAGAAACAATGAATCAGTCCTTCAGTTCAAAGGTTAATCAGGGGGTTCCTGAAAGAGAACCTCAAAGTTTAGCATCTCCAGGAGCTTTGTCAAATGGTCCATGTCTGAGAAAGAAGATGCAGGAGCAAAGAACTCCCACTGCCAATAAGCACATTCAGCTGCAAAGGCAGCAAGCAACCTCTTCAGAGAAGCAGTGGGATTACAAACCCTTGGACTGCAAGCTGAAGAAGTGTGAGAGCACTGACTCGGGGTATCTGTCGCGCTCTGACAGCGCAGAACAGCAGATGACATCATCCAGCCCCTTGCACAGTCTCTACGAGCACAGCACGGaactggaaaatgaaactgCCTTCAGCGGCCCAAGGTGTGCCTCAGGAAGCACTGCaaagctggaggcagctgaCAAAGCTACAGCCTCGATGCTAGAGAAAAAGAGACTGGAAGAACACATTTCAAAGCTTATTTCTCACAACAAAAGTGTGGTGGATGATACCCAGTTAGACAATGTCAGGCCCAGAAAAACTGTCCTTTCTAAACAGGGAAGCATTGACCTGCCAATGCCTTACACATACAAAGACTCTTTCCATTTTGATATCAGAACTTGTGAtgtaaataggaaaaagaatCTTTCTCTTTGTTCAGCAAAATCTACCTTTGCACCCCTGGAGAAATGCAAGCCAATGTTTTTCCATTCAGTTCCTACCCAGTTCTCCACAACAATCGACACTGTGCCTGTTACTCGGAGCAACTCCTTGCCTGTTGTGGAGGGAGCAAGGATGGTACCTGACAAACCAGGTTACTCAAAACCACTTTCTCTTACTAAGCAGTCTGCaaacacaggcactgctggtTTGCTGCCTAGCAACGATTTTGCTGCGAATTCAGTGGATTTCCCTAATAGCCATCCCCGAGCTCTAGTGAGACAAACAGCAGTGGATGATTTGCCCCTAAGTAATGCGGCTGATCACCCTTCTCTGTCAGAGGAGTTGAAAGGGGCTAAAAAGCTTGGGGCCAGAGAAGTAATCAGTgctaaaaataagaaacacaaTCAAAGGAAGTTGAAGATGTTCTCTcaagaaaaatggcaaatgtATGGAGATGAAACGTTTAAGAAAATCTACCAAAAATTGAAAAGCAGtcaaaatgccaagaaaattaaacagagaGAGAATAAGATTACAGATATTACAAGCTTGATTCCTAATTCAAGGGAATCAGCCAGCAGCGCTGAAATTACTGAGGAAAGAGATGGCAGGAGCTCTTCAAGTGACAGTCCTTCCGCCCTTGTGACAGCAGCTTCAACCACAGGTAAATCAGGAACTTGTACTGATGCTAATCATGTTCTGCAGAATGTGTCCTCTGAGGAAACTGCAGACAGAGTGTCCTACCTAATGGAGACATCACATTCCATAACTGCTGAAGCTGTAACCAGCCAAACTTCCCAAGAGCTCCGTGGCAGTGACACAGAGAAATTCACAGCTGGCAGCGGCACGCTGCTGGCTTCAAGCAGTGGTGATCTCAGGCTTCAAAATCCTGAGTGTCAGCTGAGCAGCGATGGAAGGAATGATGACTGCTTGCCAGTACAGAGTAGCAACTGGGAGAAACCAAGCCCTGGGAAAGAATCCAGTGCATTTGACTTAGACTGTAAAAGCACTTCACACAATCTTGGGAACCATCACGGGACTAAGGAAAGTGGCCAGCATGGCCTGACGTCCCCGTGGGTCCATTGCAacaacagagaaacagaagggaaaTCCCACATTTTGccatcagaaaggaaaaagctgaaattcgaagtggagaaaacacaaaatgtgaTTTCAGTGTCCTGCCCTAGTCCCAGTAGAGAAACCACTGCAGCAAGTGAAGCAGAGAGAGTCCATTGCTCTGGTACTCAGTgtcctcccacagctccagtgAAATTCTCCAGTAAAGCAGAGGAGCAAAAATCAAGCGCAGGAATTAATGATGTCACTGGAGGTACTGAGAATGTGGAATACAGGAAAACAATCAAACTTCCCACAAAAGCTCTTAATTACAGTGACATTAACCTTCTTTCACATCCTGCAGGTATCTCAAAAGCTTCACTGGCAGGATTTTTAGGATATGAATTAAGGGGAAGTGATTCCAACTCTTTTGCCTTGCACAGTGCAACAGATGGAGATGACAAAACACATCTTGTAAAAACAGGAGCAAAAGTGCCACTTCTCAATGACAATGCTGTGGATGTGTCTCCTAAAAGTCATCATCTGCAACCTGATCATTTAAGTCCAGTCCCACAACAAAATGCCTTCTCTCCAAAATACATCCTTAAATTGCCACAGGACAAGAGAACTTCAGATCTGTCATCTTTGCTTAGACCTGAAGGGGAGATGACAGCTTGCAGACCTCGGACAGATGACTTAACCACCCCACCCTGCTcttgcagcagcacatccctctgTTCTCTTTCCAGTGATGTGGTTTGGTCCCCTTTAAAATCTGAAGTGAGACGAAAGGCTGGCAAAGGAGAAATTCAGTGGAATCTTCACACAAACTGGAAAACTCCAGGATTCTGTTCATCAGTCAACTCAGAAACCACAAATATCATAACCACAACAGAGAACACCTTTCGTAACCAAATCTTCAAGCAGCAGGATATTGCAAAAGAggatgagaaaaacaaacagaacaaaaataaattaaattatcaaaggcaaagagaagagaagTGGATGAGTAAAAGTACTTGCTCTACACAGactctgcagaagaaaatatgctttACTTCTGTGTATACAAGTGGCTTTTTCATATCTGCTGACATCAAAGATGAGAGGAAGGCCTTACATCACCTTTGCTCAGAAAGTGACTCTTTGATAAAGACATCAGTTTCTAGCAAGCGTGCAGAGCCAACAATCCTGGGATGGGACAGAGCGGGAAGTCCATGCATCCTTAAGGACATCCCACCACCACTGCAGGAtccacagcattcccagagctCACATGAAAACCCCACTTATTTTTGCCATTCTTTTGGCACTTTCTATTGCCACACTCTCAGCACTCACTGTAAAGAATTGCCAGTGCTGCCCCACAATAACAGGACCTGGTACTCTGGCACTTCTCCAGTACCAGGCTCCAAGAGCACCTTCCCATCCCTCAGTGCTGAGCCCCGGCTGACCTGGTGCTGTTTGAGCAGGAGCTTCCCTCTGCCCTCAGAGCAGAGTGGGAATGCAGCCTCTGCCCATCCCTCCTTGCACACCTGTGACAAGGAACCCAGCAGGGAATGCACCCTGTCAAAATatgacatttccattttcaaaatgagaaatattagCAAGAATGTGGCATATGGCTTAACAAACACAAGTTTAAAAACGTTGGTTTCATCATTTTCCAAAGGACACCAGATGCAGGAG TTAAGCTCAGCAGTTCCTGgtgtttctttcaaaaatatttcagagcaaaagaagaaaacagtagcttgcaaaaaggaaaaactctCAACAAATAAACTTAAGAGGAgccacaaacagaaaaggattAAAGTCACCCCTAAATG gtACAGAGGGAGGCACATCCATGGATTTGCTCAGCTGAAAATGAACCGGCTGAACAAGAGGCCCTCTTTTCCCAACAGAGCTCTGGATGCTTTGAGAAAGGGCTGCTCATCCCAACCCCCCCGATTTAATAAGCATAAGAAGAGCCATCCTCCTCAATCCAAGATGCAAG aaaattATCTACACCAGCAAAAAGACATGTCATATTCCACCTCAGACAAACAactttgcaaaaggaaaaaagaagcaaagaataACTCAGGAATATCTTCCCATACTGAAAACCGAAACCATGttaaacaaaaagacaaaatggataaaaaa tTCCTACAGGACATTTCTGGGCAAATCAGGGAACACCCAAGAACAAACGCCTCTGTCCAGAACAttacagctcctctgggaataGCTGTGACAGCtcattccttttcctccacagcTGACATGTCCCTGCAGGAATTCAGCAGCGACGTGGCCATTTGCTGCTGGGTGACACAGCCCCTCGTGCTCCAGCCATCCTTGCCTGGGGAATCCCAGCCAAGCCTTCGGAGTGACCCCGTGGCAGCTTCCTTTGGGTCTTGCTCTCCTGAATTTACAAACACAGGCACAGGTGACCAGCCTGACAGCACAaatccagaggctgctgctcctctttcCTTACATCCAGGAGCaagccaggaaaacaaactgaGAGTAGAGTCAGAGAGCCAAATATTTGGAATGTCAGACCCGGTGATCCAGGCCTCTAGAAGGGAGAAACCTCCAACTGAAGAAAACACACGTTCACCTCCCAAAGAAAACTCACCTCCCAGTTCCCAGCCAGGATGTTCACATTTGTTTGGATCGCAAGCAGAGTCTTTTCCTGAGTCAGTCACGAGGGCTCAGTTACCCAGCAGAGAACACTCAGAGAGGGCAAATTCATCTCAGCATCTCCTGGACCTGCACGGAAGTGCCGACAAGAGCAgatcccacctgcagcccaATCCCTATGGAAGTCCACATGGAACAGCTACTGCTACCTTTAAAAAGCCTCCAATTACTCTCAGATCCCCCGAGTTCAAGAGTTTCTCTGCAACACCCCCCAAGACGTATAAAAAGAGAGGTTTAGAGATGATGAGGAAACAAACACGGGTGGAGTATGATGACACGAGCAGTGATGATGAGGACAGGCTGGTTATAGAAATATAG